The following coding sequences are from one Gigantopelta aegis isolate Gae_Host chromosome 15, Gae_host_genome, whole genome shotgun sequence window:
- the LOC121390066 gene encoding probable cationic amino acid transporter, producing MRSTALRLLSRISRRRPLNSAKSDSDEVDFKKCLSTYDLVALGVGSCCGTGMFLTVGLVAKELAGPGAVFSFIIAGIGSLLSGICYAELASSCPRTSGSAYMYSYVTVGELVAYVIGWGLIVEYVIGTAAGAVALSATLDSIFNFAFSKLPELHFTVGGRPYFDFIAIAVCLTLTFILAYGVELSTSVNNVLTCVNAVVWIFFIGASASFAQITNWTAHGFFPFGANGVIRALPIAYFAFIGFDTVASSGQEAQDPQKSIPKSILWSVVINTVAFCSVTLCLTLVLPYFSLHTNTAMVDAFSQREAPLVRYVISVGAICALFAATFGSMFPLPRVLYAMADDGLIFKQFAKLCPKRKTPKLATLAGGLVATLLAVTTDLNMLIELVLIGTLMAYVLVAVCVLLLRYRKTSDKKQSESDLIANHHLEPDVDQVTGSDRDTGSDIILNGGNQVGDGHKENLPSWMIDSSTPSMKTPLLEVSEDNVFKVDVAKQRCYKMLHHFRDPGFLLTVLLVCEVGISVLLAKFFELLFLANVALLTLTVILITIFVICFCFLLLCPQTGVVTTFQSPCVPALPVGVTFFNIYLMVSLSAATWCAFAVWMTIGFLVYFFYGIKRSKLELEKSELVN from the exons ATGAGGTCAACCGCTTTACGGCTTCTGAGCCGGATATCACGCCGCCGACCATTGAATTCGGCGAAATCTGACAGCGATGAGGTGGACTTCAAGAAGTGTCTCTCGACCTATGACCTGGTCGCCCTGGGGGTGGGGAGCTGCTGTGGGACGGGCATGTTCCTGACGGTGGGGCTGGTGGCCAAGGAACTGGCAGGACCCGGGGCGGTGTTTTCCTTTATTATAGCAGGCATCGGATCGTTACTTTCAG GCATATGTTACGCAGAGTTAGCCTCTTCGTGTCCAAGAACATCCGGTTCTGCGTACATGTATAGTTACGTCACAGTTGGGGAGCTCGTGGCTTATGTGATTGGCTGGGGACTGATTGTGGAGTACGTCATTGGAACTGCTGCCGGGGCTGTCGCTCTAAGCGCTACTTTGGATTCTATTTTTAACTTCGCATTTAGCAAACTGCCAGAACTTCACTTTACAGTTGGAG GTCGGCCATACTTCGATTTCATCGCCATTGCCGTGTGTCTGACGCTCACGTTCATCCTGGCGTACGGCGTGGAGCTGTCGACGTCGGTGAACAACGTCCTCACATGCGTCAACGCCGTCGTGTGGATCTTCTTCATCGGCGCCAGCGCCTCATTCGCACAGATCACCAACTGGACGGCGCACGGATTCTTCCCGTTTGGTGCAAATGGG GTAATTCGAGCTCTGCCGATTGCCTACTTCGCCTTCATCGGGTTCGACACCGTGGCGTCGTCTGGCCAGGAAGCCCAGGACCCTCAGAAATCCATCCCCAAGTCCATCCTGTGGTCAGTGGTCATCAACACGGTGGCCTTCTGTTCCGTGACGCTGTGCCTCACCCTGGTTCTGccctatttctcgctccacaCCAACACCGCCATGGTGGACGCGTTCAGCCAACGGGAAGCTCCGCTCGTCAGATACGTCATTTCCGTCGGCGCCATTTGCGCGCTTTTCGCCGCGACGTTCGGATCAATGTTTCCGCTACCTCGAGTCCTGTACGCTATGGCAGACGATGGGTTGATATTCAA ACAGTTTGCCAAGCTTTGTCCAAAACGGAAAACTCCGAAGTTGGCTACACTGGCCGGAGGACTGGTTGCCACGTTACTTGCCGTCACTACGGACCTCAACATGTTAATTGAACTCGTTCTTATTG GAACCCTAATGGCGTATGTCCTAGTAGCTGTGTGCGTCCTACTGCTGAGATACAGGAAAACAAGCGACAAAAAACAGTCGGAGTCAGATTTAATAGCAAATCATCATCTAGAACCGGATGTGGATCAGGTAACCGGAAGTGACCGAGACACCGGAAGTGATATAATCTTAAATGGCGGAAATCAGGTCGGCGACGGACATAAAGAAAACCTTCCGTCGTGGATGATCGACAGCTCGACCCCTTCGATGAAAACCCCGCTATTGGAAGTCTCAGAGGACAATGTTTTCAAAGTGGACGTTGCCAAGCAGCGCTGTTATAAAATGCTGCACCACTTTAGAGACCCTGGTTTCCTCCTGACCGTGTTGTTAGTGTGCGAGGTTGGGATAAGTGTGCTACTGGCCAAATTCTTCGAGCTGCTGTTTCTAGCGAACGTTGCCCTGTTGACGTTGACGGTCATCCTAATAACAATATTTGTGATCTGTTTCTGTTTTCTGCTGCTGTGTCCACAGACAGG TGTTGTCACTACGTTCCAGTCCCCCTGTGTGCCCGCCCTACCTGTAGGAGTGACATTCTTCAACATCTACCTAATGGTGTCACTCAGTGCCGCCACCTGGTGTGCGTTTGCAGTGTGGATGACAATAG GATTTCTGGTTTACTTTTTCTATGGTATCAAGCGGAGCAAATTGGAACTGGAAAAATCAGAACTAGTGAACTGA